The Salvelinus fontinalis isolate EN_2023a chromosome 31, ASM2944872v1, whole genome shotgun sequence genome has a window encoding:
- the LOC129829471 gene encoding 40S ribosomal protein S21, with the protein MQNDAGEFVDLYVPRKCSASNRIIGAKDHASIQINIAEVDKVTGRFNGQFKTYAICGAIRRMGEADDSLLRLAKTDSIVSKNF; encoded by the exons atgcAGAACGACGCCGGTGAATTCGTGGACCTGTACGTCCCACGTAAATG CTCTGCAAGCAACCGAATCATCGGAGCCAAGGACCACGCCTCCATCCAGATCAACATTGCTGAG GTTGACAAGGTAACCGGTCGCTTCAATGGCCAGTTCAAGACCTACGCGATCTGCGGTGCCATCCGTAGAATG GGCGAGGCTGACGACTCCCTCCTGAGGCTGGCCAAGACTGACAGCATAGTGTCAAA GAACTTCTAG